In Pseudoduganella albidiflava, a single window of DNA contains:
- a CDS encoding FAD-dependent oxidoreductase: protein MEKIGRDLLEMQRVPLADAHVAAIRQAGTEVCYPAGTVLVRPGDPARHFVYVEEGEIEVMNVFTGERLIAATLGPTQFMGEISFLAGGSWSMAFRAARDTRVVEVPRRAMLDLMAQVPEMSDIVITVLAARRRKQLETGHSALVLIGEESHRDIRRIAEFAGRNRLPCASHPLGSSEAHAVAVSCSVDPHRPAVIFGRDTVIADPTPEKVARLIGLNQDLVDDEAVDVLIVGGGPAGVSAGVYAGAEGLKALVVEDIAIGGQAGTSSRIENYMGFPTGISGADLVWRGEVQAMKFGTRFAMPLRVDALARLADGTFCATFGNGQRVRARAVVIATGVQYRRLPIDRLAGFEGAGIYYSATENEARFCHDTEAIVIGGGNSAGQAAMFLSRVAARVRLVVRGDSLAASMSSYLSSRLEADPVITIQYGARVTAVHGDQRLEAVTIHCNGSAETVDTCAVFVMVGAVPNTGWLAGLVKLDEHGFVLTGGAAGAASPYASSCPGVFAVGDVRAGSVKRVASSVGEGSVVISRVWEHLHRPGQSGDRHAGASRAAASAT from the coding sequence GTGGAAAAGATTGGCCGGGATCTGTTGGAAATGCAGCGGGTGCCGCTGGCGGACGCGCATGTCGCCGCCATCCGGCAAGCCGGCACCGAAGTGTGCTATCCGGCCGGCACGGTGCTGGTCCGGCCCGGCGACCCCGCCCGGCATTTCGTCTATGTCGAAGAGGGCGAGATCGAGGTCATGAACGTGTTCACCGGCGAGCGCCTGATCGCCGCGACGCTCGGGCCGACGCAGTTCATGGGGGAGATCTCCTTCCTTGCGGGCGGCAGCTGGTCGATGGCGTTCCGGGCCGCCCGGGACACCAGGGTCGTCGAGGTGCCCCGCCGCGCGATGCTCGACCTGATGGCGCAGGTCCCCGAGATGTCGGACATCGTCATCACCGTCCTCGCGGCGCGGCGCCGGAAGCAGCTGGAAACGGGCCACAGCGCGCTCGTGCTCATCGGGGAAGAATCGCACCGGGACATCCGGCGCATCGCCGAGTTCGCGGGCCGCAACCGGTTGCCATGCGCCTCCCACCCCCTGGGCAGCAGCGAGGCGCATGCGGTCGCGGTGAGCTGTTCGGTCGATCCGCACCGGCCCGCCGTGATCTTCGGCCGGGACACGGTGATCGCCGATCCGACGCCGGAAAAGGTCGCCCGGCTCATCGGCCTGAACCAGGACCTCGTCGACGACGAGGCGGTCGACGTGCTGATCGTCGGAGGCGGGCCGGCCGGCGTCTCGGCGGGCGTCTACGCGGGCGCCGAGGGCCTGAAAGCCCTGGTGGTCGAGGACATCGCCATCGGCGGGCAGGCCGGCACGTCGAGCAGGATCGAGAACTACATGGGTTTCCCGACCGGTATCTCCGGCGCCGACCTGGTCTGGCGGGGCGAGGTGCAGGCGATGAAGTTCGGCACGCGTTTCGCCATGCCGCTTCGCGTCGACGCGCTGGCGAGACTGGCGGATGGGACCTTCTGCGCCACGTTCGGCAATGGCCAACGGGTCCGGGCGCGCGCCGTGGTGATCGCCACGGGCGTGCAGTATCGCCGCCTGCCCATCGACCGCCTCGCCGGATTCGAGGGGGCGGGGATCTACTATTCCGCCACCGAGAACGAGGCGCGCTTCTGCCACGACACCGAAGCGATCGTCATCGGCGGCGGCAATTCCGCCGGGCAGGCGGCGATGTTCCTCAGCCGCGTCGCCGCGCGGGTCCGGCTGGTGGTCCGCGGCGACTCGCTCGCCGCCTCGATGTCCAGCTACCTGTCGTCCCGGCTCGAGGCCGATCCGGTCATCACGATCCAGTACGGCGCCCGGGTGACGGCCGTGCATGGCGACCAGCGGCTGGAAGCGGTGACCATCCATTGCAATGGCTCGGCGGAGACGGTGGACACCTGCGCCGTGTTCGTGATGGTGGGCGCGGTGCCGAATACCGGATGGCTCGCCGGGCTGGTCAAGCTGGACGAACACGGCTTCGTGCTGACCGGTGGCGCCGCCGGCGCCGCCTCCCCCTATGCAAGCTCATGCCCCGGCGTCTTTGCCGTTGGCGATGTGCGTGCCGGATCCGTCAAGCGGGTCGCTTCCTCGGTCGGCGAAGGGTCGGTCGTCATCTCCCGGGTGTGGGAGCACCTCCATCGGCCTGGGCAGTCTGGTGATCGGCATGCGGGGGCGAGCCGGGCGGCTGCTTCCGCTACTTGA
- a CDS encoding hydrogen peroxide-inducible genes activator, which yields MTLTELKYIVAVARAKHFGHAAEACFVAQPTLSVAIKKLEDELGVMLFERGGAEISVTPLGAQIVAQAERVLEQTAAIKELAKQNKDPLAGPLRLGVIYTIGPYLLPPLVKTMIEKTPQMPLILQENFTVKLLELLRQGELDAAIMALPLPEHGMAMQTLYDEPFVVAMPNNHPWVARESIPAEDLKSETMLLLGAGHCFRDQVLEVCPEMARFATPGNGMQRTFEGSSLETIRHMVASGIGLTVLPRASVADMEAKDGMLQFRPFDDPQPSRRVVILWRKSFTRKAAIDALCEAIAQIRLPGVIDLGSNKLGSNNPSLNKAEAAD from the coding sequence ATGACACTCACGGAACTGAAATACATCGTTGCCGTCGCCCGCGCCAAGCACTTCGGCCACGCGGCCGAAGCCTGCTTCGTGGCCCAGCCCACGCTGTCGGTGGCGATCAAGAAGCTCGAGGACGAGCTGGGCGTCATGCTGTTCGAGCGCGGCGGCGCGGAAATCTCCGTCACGCCGCTCGGCGCGCAGATCGTCGCCCAGGCCGAGCGCGTGCTCGAGCAGACCGCCGCGATCAAGGAACTGGCCAAGCAGAACAAGGATCCGCTGGCCGGCCCGCTGCGCCTCGGCGTGATCTACACCATCGGGCCCTACCTGCTGCCGCCGCTGGTGAAGACGATGATCGAGAAGACCCCGCAGATGCCCCTGATCCTGCAGGAGAACTTCACGGTCAAGCTGCTGGAACTGCTGCGCCAGGGCGAGCTCGATGCCGCCATCATGGCCTTGCCGCTGCCCGAGCACGGCATGGCGATGCAGACGCTGTACGACGAACCGTTCGTGGTGGCGATGCCGAACAACCACCCCTGGGTGGCGCGCGAAAGCATTCCGGCCGAAGACCTGAAAAGTGAAACGATGCTGCTGCTGGGCGCCGGCCACTGCTTCCGCGACCAGGTGCTCGAAGTGTGCCCGGAAATGGCGCGCTTCGCGACACCCGGCAACGGCATGCAGCGCACCTTCGAAGGCTCGTCGCTGGAAACCATCCGCCACATGGTTGCTTCCGGCATCGGCCTGACCGTGCTGCCGCGCGCCTCGGTGGCCGACATGGAAGCGAAGGACGGCATGCTGCAGTTCCGGCCTTTCGACGACCCGCAGCCGTCGCGCCGCGTGGTGATCCTGTGGCGCAAGAGCTTTACGCGCAAGGCCGCGATCGACGCGCTGTGCGAGGCGATCGCCCAGATCCGCCTGCCCGGCGTAATTGATCTCGGCTCGAACAAGCTCGGCTCGAACAATCCCAGCTTGAACAAGGCCGAAGCCGCCGACTGA
- the proC gene encoding pyrroline-5-carboxylate reductase, with protein MKIAFIGGGNMAAALVAGLAGKVTPGANIHVVDPNPAALEALHAGHGVTTAPSIDAAVSAAEVIVLAVKPQSMREAVAPLVPLLAGAPHAPLVLSIAAGIRSADLSRWLGGYGAIVRCMPNTPALIGMGIAGLVASAGVTQAQRLAADQVLKAVGGTVWLDDEAQIDAVTGVSGSGPAYVFYFIEAMQQAAVELGLTAGQGLELAKATFTGAAQLAAQSQEPVSVLRERVTSKGGTTYAALTSMEESGVKAAIVNAVKAAAARGKELGEQMGRDG; from the coding sequence ATGAAGATTGCATTCATCGGCGGCGGCAACATGGCCGCCGCGCTGGTCGCCGGCCTGGCCGGCAAGGTCACGCCCGGGGCGAACATCCACGTCGTCGATCCCAACCCGGCCGCGCTGGAAGCGCTGCATGCCGGGCACGGCGTGACGACGGCGCCGTCGATCGACGCCGCCGTCAGCGCGGCCGAGGTGATCGTGCTGGCCGTGAAACCGCAGAGCATGCGCGAAGCCGTGGCGCCGCTCGTGCCCCTGCTGGCAGGCGCTCCCCATGCACCCCTGGTGCTGTCGATCGCCGCGGGCATCCGCAGCGCCGACCTGTCGCGCTGGCTCGGCGGCTACGGCGCGATCGTCCGCTGCATGCCGAATACCCCCGCGCTGATCGGCATGGGCATTGCAGGCCTGGTGGCCTCGGCGGGCGTGACGCAGGCCCAGCGCCTGGCGGCCGACCAGGTACTGAAGGCCGTCGGCGGCACCGTGTGGCTCGACGATGAAGCGCAGATCGACGCGGTGACCGGCGTTTCGGGCAGCGGCCCGGCCTATGTGTTTTATTTCATCGAAGCGATGCAGCAGGCCGCCGTCGAACTGGGCCTGACGGCCGGGCAGGGGCTGGAACTGGCGAAGGCCACGTTCACCGGCGCGGCGCAGCTGGCCGCGCAATCGCAGGAGCCGGTGTCGGTGCTGCGCGAACGCGTGACATCGAAGGGCGGCACCACCTACGCGGCGCTGACCAGCATGGAAGAAAGCGGCGTGAAGGCGGCCATCGTCAACGCCGTGAAGGCCGCCGCGGCAAGGGGCAAGGAGCTGGGCGAACAGATGGGCCGGGACGGCTGA
- a CDS encoding DUF883 family protein has protein sequence MDQTNNPTAGNGIGSSTAGTGTIGSDTGAARERLMTDLKNAIGDAEQWLRGAASAGAEGAEEAKSQFRDTLRNAKTNLLSLEDTALAKGKLAAQCADTYVHDNPWRSVVIGAVVGLLAGVIIARD, from the coding sequence ATGGATCAGACGAACAACCCCACTGCCGGCAATGGCATCGGCAGCAGCACTGCGGGAACCGGCACGATCGGCAGCGACACGGGTGCGGCGCGCGAGCGCCTGATGACCGACCTGAAAAATGCCATCGGCGATGCCGAACAGTGGCTGCGTGGCGCTGCCAGCGCCGGCGCGGAAGGCGCCGAAGAAGCCAAATCGCAGTTCAGGGACACCCTGCGCAATGCGAAAACCAACCTGCTGAGCCTGGAAGACACGGCGCTGGCAAAGGGCAAGCTGGCGGCCCAGTGCGCCGATACGTACGTGCACGACAATCCGTGGCGTTCGGTGGTCATCGGTGCCGTCGTCGGCCTGCTGGCCGGCGTCATCATCGCACGCGACTGA
- a CDS encoding helix-turn-helix domain-containing protein — MSQNPNLLRRLLRAKDRMDAAPHEEWPVERLAEVGTVSAAHFAREFRKAFGLPPHRYLLTRRIERATALLRETDLPIMEIAFRTGWSSLGTFGRIFRDITGASPGEWRTRERSAPQAGAQVPECAMRGAHRPDLNIAVLEKRRLLAAGTLEPLSKEVP; from the coding sequence ATGAGCCAGAACCCCAATCTGCTGCGGCGCCTGCTGCGCGCGAAAGACCGGATGGATGCCGCGCCCCATGAGGAATGGCCGGTCGAGCGGCTGGCGGAGGTCGGCACGGTATCGGCGGCGCATTTCGCGCGCGAGTTCAGGAAGGCGTTCGGCCTGCCGCCGCACCGCTACCTGCTCACGCGCCGCATCGAACGGGCCACGGCCCTGCTGCGCGAGACCGACCTGCCCATCATGGAAATCGCGTTCCGGACCGGCTGGAGCAGCCTGGGCACCTTCGGGCGCATTTTCCGCGACATTACCGGCGCCAGCCCCGGGGAATGGCGAACCCGCGAGCGTTCGGCGCCCCAGGCAGGCGCGCAGGTACCGGAGTGTGCGATGCGGGGCGCGCACCGCCCGGACCTCAACATCGCAGTTTTGGAGAAGCGGCGCCTGCTGGCCGCTGGCACACTGGAACCCCTATCCAAGGAGGTGCCATGA
- a CDS encoding DUF421 domain-containing protein, whose protein sequence is MFDMDLPWWEFMARGAIIYCFLLVMVRITGKRTIGQFTPFDLLVVMLLSEAVSNSLSGGDDSLPGGMIVATTLIALNVFFAVATSRSRKIADLVDGRPVLLGRDGKIFDDVVKKCRVAEGDVEQALREADCPVQKMKCAFLEPDGKITILQNEQ, encoded by the coding sequence ATGTTCGACATGGACTTGCCGTGGTGGGAATTCATGGCGCGCGGCGCCATCATTTACTGTTTCCTGCTGGTGATGGTGCGCATCACGGGCAAGCGCACTATCGGGCAGTTCACGCCGTTCGACCTGCTGGTGGTCATGCTGCTGTCGGAGGCGGTATCGAATTCGCTGTCGGGCGGCGACGATTCGCTGCCGGGCGGCATGATCGTCGCCACCACGCTGATTGCGCTGAACGTCTTCTTTGCCGTGGCCACGTCGCGCAGCCGGAAGATTGCCGACCTGGTCGACGGCCGCCCCGTGCTGCTGGGCCGGGACGGCAAGATCTTCGATGATGTCGTGAAAAAATGCCGGGTGGCCGAAGGCGATGTCGAGCAGGCCTTGCGCGAGGCCGACTGCCCGGTTCAGAAAATGAAGTGCGCCTTCCTCGAACCGGACGGCAAGATCACGATTCTCCAGAACGAGCAGTGA
- a CDS encoding VOC family protein: protein MIKNVNVVGLYVRDQDEALAFYVDKLGFQVHTDAGSGDYRWLTVQHPDQPSFQLGLFKPGPPVHDARTAQALSELVAKGAMPPLVLLVDDCRAAYDRLSGRGVEFTQEPVDRFGTVDAGFRDPSGNGWKMIQAARQPTAHNSR from the coding sequence ATGATCAAAAACGTGAATGTAGTCGGACTGTATGTGCGCGACCAGGACGAAGCGCTGGCGTTCTATGTCGACAAGCTGGGTTTCCAGGTCCATACGGACGCCGGCTCGGGCGATTACCGCTGGCTGACGGTACAGCATCCGGACCAGCCTTCGTTCCAGCTCGGCCTGTTCAAACCGGGGCCGCCGGTGCATGACGCGAGGACCGCGCAAGCCTTGAGCGAGCTCGTCGCCAAGGGCGCCATGCCGCCGCTGGTCTTGCTGGTGGACGACTGCCGCGCCGCCTATGACCGGCTGAGCGGCCGCGGTGTCGAGTTCACGCAGGAACCCGTGGATCGCTTCGGCACGGTCGATGCGGGCTTCCGCGATCCGTCCGGCAATGGCTGGAAGATGATCCAGGCGGCGCGCCAGCCGACCGCGCACAATTCCCGGTAA
- a CDS encoding pentapeptide repeat-containing protein yields MVASCLNCWKAGLVQSCIGAKLHGAKLHGAKLHGAKLHGAKLHGAKLH; encoded by the coding sequence ATGGTCGCCTCGTGTTTAAATTGTTGGAAAGCTGGGTTGGTACAAAGCTGCATTGGTGCAAAGCTGCATGGTGCAAAGCTGCATGGTGCAAAGCTGCATGGTGCAAAGCTGCATGGTGCAAAGCTGCATGGTGCAAAGCTGCATTGA
- a CDS encoding YggS family pyridoxal phosphate-dependent enzyme yields the protein MSGIPERLQAVENAIVAACAEARRPPAAVRLLAVSKTFGADAVLAAVEAGQRAFGENYVQEGVDKIRAVADALPAVLPNMSPDARLAWHFIGPIQSNKTRPIAEHFDWVHTVEREKIAVRLSEQRPPALGPLNVCVQVNISGEASKSGAAPADVAALAEAVARLPNLRLRGLMAIPEPAADLAAQRAPFAAMRTLFEQLRANFGPDFDTLSMGMSADMRAAILEGATIVRVGSAIFGARDYNN from the coding sequence ATGTCCGGAATCCCAGAGCGTTTGCAAGCTGTCGAAAATGCCATTGTGGCCGCCTGCGCCGAGGCGCGGCGCCCGCCTGCCGCCGTGCGGCTGCTGGCCGTATCGAAGACCTTCGGGGCCGATGCCGTGCTGGCCGCGGTCGAGGCAGGCCAGCGCGCGTTCGGTGAAAACTATGTGCAGGAAGGCGTGGACAAGATCCGCGCCGTGGCGGACGCATTGCCCGCTGTATTGCCCAACATGTCGCCCGATGCGCGCCTGGCATGGCATTTCATCGGGCCCATCCAGAGCAACAAGACGCGTCCCATCGCCGAGCATTTCGACTGGGTGCATACGGTCGAGCGCGAGAAGATCGCGGTGCGGCTGTCCGAACAGCGCCCACCCGCGCTGGGGCCGCTGAACGTGTGCGTGCAGGTCAACATCAGCGGCGAGGCCAGCAAGAGTGGCGCCGCGCCGGCCGACGTGGCGGCGCTGGCCGAGGCGGTGGCGCGGCTGCCGAACCTGCGGCTGCGCGGCTTGATGGCGATCCCGGAACCCGCGGCGGACCTGGCGGCGCAGCGCGCGCCCTTCGCTGCCATGCGCACGCTGTTCGAACAGCTGCGCGCGAACTTCGGGCCCGATTTCGACACGCTGTCGATGGGCATGTCGGCCGACATGCGCGCGGCCATCCTGGAAGGCGCGACGATCGTCCGCGTCGGCAGCGCGATCTTCGGCGCACGGGACTACAACAATTAA
- a CDS encoding monovalent cation:proton antiporter-2 (CPA2) family protein — MAATSLVQTIGPVVVLLGAAVIAVPLFRRLGLGSVLGYFAAGMLIGPSALGLVTNAQSILHISELGVVMFLFVIGLELRPPKLWAMRGQIFGLGLAQVAAAIAALALTAYAMFGFSAPAAFVAGAGFVLSSTAVIMMVLQDHGEVSSTEGQKSVAILLFEDLMIVPLLAVVAWLSPLSQQTSGWSGLLIALAALLSLLAVSRWGLDLVFALLAQARTREVLTAGALLVVLCAALLMEFAGLSMAMGAFLAGVMLSSSSYRHQIESDIEPFRGLLMGLFFLAVGMSLDLSIVAAEWRLLLALLGAFMLAKGAAVYATGRLFGASRHQALHRTSMFLQGGEFAFVLYAAALSAGIFDARTNALFATVVILSMALSPLVMLAADRMPRAKASMEGVDIARDLKGRILVIGFGRFGQIASQILLSSGVRLSVIDKDPGRIRDAERYGFKVFFGEGTRLATLRHSGAGEADAIMVCIDDPKAAMRIVELAQQEFPQARLLVRSYDRGHAVELIRAGVDYQVRETVESAYLMGAEGLRALGYAQTDVEEAANDIRRRDAERLSEQVQGTPMSGLDRIHFPVIPEPLHGPALQESSSR; from the coding sequence ATGGCGGCAACGAGCCTGGTGCAAACGATCGGACCGGTGGTGGTCCTGCTGGGGGCGGCGGTGATCGCGGTGCCATTGTTCCGGAGACTGGGCCTTGGATCGGTACTCGGCTATTTCGCCGCCGGCATGCTGATCGGTCCATCGGCGCTGGGCCTGGTGACGAATGCGCAATCCATCCTGCATATTTCCGAGCTTGGCGTCGTGATGTTCCTGTTCGTGATCGGCCTGGAACTGCGCCCGCCCAAGCTGTGGGCCATGCGTGGCCAGATCTTCGGCCTCGGCCTTGCGCAGGTGGCCGCGGCCATCGCGGCGCTGGCGCTGACCGCGTATGCGATGTTCGGCTTTTCCGCGCCGGCGGCCTTCGTGGCCGGGGCGGGTTTCGTGCTTTCCTCGACCGCCGTCATCATGATGGTGCTGCAGGATCACGGCGAGGTGTCGAGCACGGAGGGGCAGAAGTCCGTGGCGATCCTGCTGTTCGAGGACCTGATGATCGTGCCGCTGCTGGCGGTGGTAGCCTGGCTGTCGCCACTGTCGCAGCAAACATCGGGATGGTCCGGACTCCTCATCGCGCTCGCCGCGCTGCTGTCGCTGCTGGCCGTATCGCGCTGGGGGCTGGACCTGGTCTTCGCCTTGCTGGCGCAGGCGCGCACACGCGAGGTGTTGACGGCGGGCGCGCTGCTGGTGGTGCTGTGCGCGGCCCTGCTGATGGAGTTCGCCGGGCTGTCGATGGCCATGGGCGCGTTCCTTGCCGGCGTAATGCTGTCGAGTTCGAGCTACCGGCACCAGATCGAGAGCGATATCGAGCCTTTCCGCGGTTTGCTGATGGGCCTGTTCTTCCTGGCGGTCGGCATGTCGCTCGACCTGTCCATCGTGGCAGCGGAATGGCGCTTGCTGCTGGCGCTGCTGGGCGCATTCATGCTGGCGAAGGGGGCAGCGGTGTATGCGACCGGACGGCTGTTCGGCGCGAGCCGGCACCAGGCGCTGCATCGGACCTCGATGTTCCTGCAAGGCGGCGAATTCGCCTTCGTGCTCTACGCGGCGGCATTGTCGGCCGGTATTTTCGATGCCAGGACCAACGCCTTGTTCGCCACCGTGGTCATCCTCTCGATGGCGCTGTCGCCCTTGGTGATGCTCGCGGCCGATCGCATGCCGCGGGCGAAAGCCTCGATGGAGGGTGTCGACATAGCCCGGGACCTGAAGGGACGCATCCTCGTCATCGGCTTCGGCCGGTTCGGCCAGATCGCGTCGCAGATCCTGCTGTCCAGCGGCGTCAGGCTGTCGGTCATCGACAAGGATCCCGGCCGGATCCGCGATGCCGAACGCTATGGCTTCAAGGTGTTCTTCGGCGAAGGCACCAGGCTCGCCACGCTGCGCCACTCGGGTGCCGGCGAGGCCGATGCCATCATGGTCTGCATCGACGATCCGAAGGCGGCCATGCGGATCGTGGAACTCGCGCAACAGGAGTTCCCCCAGGCCAGGCTGCTGGTCCGCAGCTACGACCGTGGGCATGCCGTGGAGCTGATACGGGCGGGCGTGGACTACCAGGTCCGGGAGACCGTGGAATCGGCCTACCTGATGGGCGCGGAAGGCTTGCGCGCACTGGGCTACGCGCAGACCGATGTCGAGGAGGCGGCCAACGATATCCGGCGGCGCGATGCCGAGCGGCTGTCGGAGCAGGTGCAGGGAACCCCCATGTCGGGGCTGGACCGGATACATTTCCCGGTCATCCCGGAGCCGCTGCATGGACCCGCTTTGCAAGAATCATCTTCCAGATAG
- a CDS encoding isochorismatase family protein, which translates to MSFRNGLDSLLRPEDSVLVLIDHQPFQLANLHSHTAHEVVNNAAALTKTAKAFRVPTIITSVIADRGGLVFSQITDVFPHQEVIDRTTLNTWEDRNVVDVVKATGRKQLIIAGLYTEICVAMPVIHALGEGWDVTVVADACGGVTVEAHERAIQRMLAAGANVMTWLAVASEWQRDHARTEHILEFVDVLKEHEPGSGIAFLWEQQLLNTPVETLQSSGF; encoded by the coding sequence ATGAGCTTTCGTAACGGTCTCGATTCCCTGCTTCGCCCGGAAGATTCGGTCCTCGTCCTGATCGACCACCAGCCTTTCCAGCTCGCGAACCTGCACAGCCACACCGCGCACGAGGTCGTCAACAACGCGGCGGCGCTGACGAAAACCGCCAAGGCCTTCCGCGTCCCGACCATCATCACCAGCGTCATCGCCGACCGGGGCGGCCTGGTCTTTTCGCAGATCACCGATGTGTTCCCCCACCAGGAAGTAATCGATCGCACCACCCTCAACACCTGGGAAGACAGGAACGTCGTCGATGTCGTGAAGGCGACCGGCCGCAAGCAGCTGATCATCGCCGGCCTCTACACCGAGATCTGCGTGGCGATGCCGGTGATCCACGCGCTGGGCGAAGGCTGGGACGTGACCGTCGTTGCCGATGCCTGCGGCGGCGTCACCGTCGAGGCCCATGAACGGGCCATCCAGCGCATGCTGGCCGCCGGCGCCAATGTGATGACGTGGCTGGCGGTGGCGTCCGAATGGCAGCGCGACCATGCGCGCACCGAGCACATCCTCGAGTTCGTGGACGTGCTGAAGGAACATGAGCCGGGCAGCGGCATCGCGTTCCTGTGGGAGCAGCAGCTGCTCAACACCCCGGTCGAGACCCTGCAGAGCTCCGGCTTCTGA
- the ubiA gene encoding 4-hydroxybenzoate octaprenyltransferase, whose translation MHAPAPSPAQSPSKLKLYFRLVRLDKPIGTVLLLWPTLSALWLASGGVPDWQLLVIFCLGTLLMRSAGCAVNDYADQDFDRHVKRTADRPITSGRVSGKEALAIAAALSLVAFLLIQPLNGLVKQLSVAALVIAGTYPYFKRFFAIPQAYLGIAFGFGIPMAFAAVQGTVPAWAWLLLLGNVFWAVAYDTEYAMVDRDDDLKIGIKTSAITFGRFDVAIVMLCYGVHLAILLAAGAYFGLGAWYMAGLAVAAACAVYHYFLIRGRERAPCFAAFRHNNYLGAAVFAGIALDFALR comes from the coding sequence ATGCACGCACCCGCGCCCTCCCCTGCGCAATCCCCCAGCAAGCTGAAACTGTATTTCCGCCTGGTCCGGCTGGACAAGCCGATCGGCACCGTGCTGCTGCTGTGGCCCACGCTGTCGGCGCTATGGCTGGCCTCCGGCGGCGTGCCGGACTGGCAGCTGCTCGTCATCTTCTGCCTCGGCACCTTGCTGATGCGCTCGGCCGGCTGCGCCGTCAACGACTACGCCGATCAGGATTTCGACCGCCACGTCAAGCGCACGGCGGACCGCCCCATCACCAGCGGCCGCGTCAGCGGGAAGGAAGCGCTGGCCATCGCGGCCGCCCTGTCGCTGGTGGCGTTCCTGCTGATCCAGCCACTCAACGGCCTGGTCAAGCAATTGTCGGTGGCGGCGCTGGTGATTGCCGGCACCTACCCTTATTTCAAGCGGTTCTTCGCCATCCCGCAGGCTTACCTGGGCATCGCCTTCGGCTTCGGGATTCCCATGGCGTTCGCCGCCGTGCAGGGCACGGTTCCGGCCTGGGCCTGGCTGCTGCTGCTCGGGAATGTGTTCTGGGCCGTGGCCTACGATACCGAGTATGCGATGGTCGACCGCGACGACGACTTGAAGATCGGCATCAAGACCTCGGCCATCACGTTCGGCCGGTTCGACGTGGCGATCGTGATGCTGTGCTACGGCGTGCACCTGGCGATCCTGCTGGCCGCCGGTGCGTATTTCGGCCTCGGCGCGTGGTACATGGCCGGCCTTGCCGTGGCCGCCGCGTGCGCCGTCTATCACTACTTCCTGATCCGTGGACGCGAGCGTGCGCCATGCTTTGCGGCATTCCGCCACAATAACTACCTGGGAGCGGCCGTATTTGCCGGGATCGCGCTCGACTTCGCGCTGCGCTGA
- the rfaE2 gene encoding D-glycero-beta-D-manno-heptose 1-phosphate adenylyltransferase — translation MPSFEDKICPRDQLRARVAALPKPVVVTNGVFDILHRGHVTYLAQARELGASLVVAANTDASVKRLGKGDDRPLNTLADRMAVLAALASVDLVVPFDEDTALEVVLEARPEIYAKGGDYDMAAIPEGQAVLAYGGKAVAIDFEHDRSTTKLLARVREFTARSGES, via the coding sequence ATGCCCTCGTTCGAAGACAAGATCTGCCCCCGCGACCAGTTGCGCGCCCGCGTTGCCGCCCTGCCCAAGCCGGTGGTCGTCACCAACGGCGTGTTCGACATCCTGCACCGCGGCCATGTCACCTACCTGGCGCAGGCGCGCGAACTGGGCGCGTCGCTGGTGGTGGCGGCCAATACGGACGCTTCGGTGAAGCGGCTGGGCAAGGGCGACGACCGTCCGCTCAACACGCTGGCGGACCGCATGGCGGTGCTGGCCGCGCTGGCGTCGGTGGACCTGGTGGTGCCGTTCGACGAGGATACGGCGCTGGAAGTGGTGCTGGAAGCGCGTCCGGAAATCTATGCCAAGGGCGGCGACTACGACATGGCGGCGATCCCGGAAGGGCAGGCGGTGCTGGCCTACGGCGGCAAGGCCGTGGCGATCGACTTCGAACATGACCGCTCGACAACGAAGCTGCTGGCCAGGGTGCGCGAGTTCACTGCTCGTTCTGGAGAATCGTGA